The genomic window ACAAACGCTATCACCAAGCCGTACATCCTGTTAACAGTGATGTCCCCACATGACATCTTTGCCACAGCCATGTGGTCACAGTACGCATGGGGGATAATGTGGTTGGCACAGAATGGGTGCCTGCTGAGGAGCAGGGGCAAGGGCAGGATGCAGAGAACAGCCCTTATCAAACCCACTAGCCCTAGCTTAGCTATCCGTGCGTTGGTAAGGATGGTGGTGTATCTCAAAGGGTTACATATGGCAACATAGCGATCAAAGGCCATTGTCACAAGGACGGCTGAGTGCATCACAGTACCTGCATgaaggaagaacatctgggtAAGGCAGCCACCCACCGTAATGCCTTTCAAATTtaaccaaaatatacacagtgcctTTGGCATGATGGAGGTAGATGTGCCAATTTCAGTGACCGCCAGCAGGCAGAGAAGCAGGTACATCGGCTTGTGCAGGGTCTGTTCTTTGCCTACAACAAACAAAAGCGTGAAATTTCCCAACAAGCCGATAATATAGAACATAGtgaaagggatggaaatccagatgtGAGCAGCTTCCAAGCCAGGGATCCCCGTTAGTGTGAATGTTGATGGGGCAGAAGGGGTGAGGTTGAAAGATGCCATGAGGTGGTAGATGCATTGATTGGGCTCAGAAATGCTCAAGGTTCCTGTGAAGGGAGAGAAGCACAGAGTGGGGGATTACACACTCTATAACAAATAGCAGAGTAAATATTTTATGGTTATTAGCAATCCAGAAAAGGGGGTGAGCAGTGAGGTGATAACATTTACAGATGGCACCAGATTATTTAGGTCAAAGTGAAGTCCAGAGAAGCCCTCACAGGGAGCTAACCAAGCCAGGTGAATGGGCAGGATGATAATAGACAAACGTAGATGTCAACAACTGCAACATCTATGCCCATTGGAGGGAAAAGCTTGAACACTTCAAACACCTTACAAGGTTCTAATTTAACTGTATGAACACAGGACAGGGATCTGGGCATCATGGTACATGGCTGTGTGAAACCCTGCTCACAGTGCAAGCATGGATAGAAACTAAGCAAATCTCTGGGAtccaggaggagggggatggggaatcATAGAGAAAATACAATGCCATGAGATCAGTCAGACAATGTATCACCCTCCTCTGGTCTCCTTTGTGTAGTACTGGGCACCCTTCTCACACAGGATATTGCAGAACTAgaaagggctcagggaagggCAATGATCAAAGGTTCAGGGAAACTCTCATACAGAGAGAGGTTAAAAAGACTTGGATAGTTACCTTACATGATATGAATTAGAAGGGAAATGAGAAACGCCTATAAAATACTGAGTGGTAGAGAGTAGATCAACAGTGTGTTCTCCCTGTATCATAGCACAGGATAAAGAGGATATTCAATTATCTGGAACatggcaaattcaaaacagatACAAAACGAATGCTTTCTTCACTCAATGCCTAATTAGACTGAGGAACTCATGGCCACAAGAGGTAGTTAAGGTCATGAGCTAAGCAAGAATCAGGAAGGATTTGGACATTTACATGGATAGTGAGACTATTCAGTTACAATAGTTACCACTAAATAAATGTTTTGGACAGCTCCTACACCCACGTGTTTCAGGGCAGAAGCCAATCTCTAGCTGTTAGGCATTATGATGACACCCTCAGAACAGTTTGGTCATCCACGTACTGCTgggtttcttacaccttcttctgcagcacctggggctttcactgtcagagagaggacactgggctagatgtaccatAGGTCTGATCCACAATGAAATTCCTGTGTTGGAGAGAGGGAaacgccagcagcagcagctcaacctctgcagggaaggagagagggacagacccggcgggagggagggagggaggatggggagaggagaaggagccaGCGTGAATAACTCTTCATTCAAATGATACAAAGCTTTAACATATCACAGCCTGTTAGAAACCCAGACACACCTTCCTGAGTCTGCTTTTCTGTGTTGGCAGTTGCTGACGTTGTCATGAGGCTGTAGTGGGCTGCTTCTGGGAGGAGGAATGGTCCGGATGGGGGATGGTGTCAGAGACAATCTGCTACTGACTGAGACACCCCCCGTCTCCATGAGGCCTCGTTGCGCCTCTTTGGTCCATGCGTTGGGCAGGATTTCTATTCCCTATTTTGTATGGTTTCAGGGCTCTGTGATCTAGATACTGCAtgtcttcccacacacacacattgcatgTTCCTGGACTTCCACAGGTGAGATTTCCAACACTGCTAGGCCAGAAACATGCTTTTCTTTTTACTGCCTTTTGGTGCTTCTCGTCCTCTCCAGACCCAAGATGCAGGGGCTCAGAAAGAGcagacccctctccctccctgaataTGTCTTTATTCTAATTGTTTTAAATCTTTAGGCCTGTAAGTTTGAGATTTCAATAACTCTCCTGTCAGTTCTTCCTTGGGTCAAACGAGCTCACCCGTCCTTAGAGGCCACAGAATTACTCTAGTTAAAGTCACTGGAGGCTCatggctggtgtaaattaggCCATTTATTTAAGTTCCTACATGTAGATTTAGGGTGAACTCCTGGCTGTCTTTCGCAATGGAAACAGATTAAACCTCAGTGTTTAACTTTTGGCTCTGAGCTGTGAAAATCACGGCTTCAGGTCCTGCTATAGAGAGCAGAATTATGTTAGGGTGCTGAAAGAGTCTGAAGGAAACCCTCAGTTTATATGGCGCTCTGAGACTGGCCATGAAGGACAGGGATTTCAAATACAGGGGCCCTGATTTTGCCTTCAGGGAAGCCAATGTCAACCTGGAGTGACCCACTGAAGGCAGaatatgagagcagaatctggccagtgTGTGACCCATTCTTGTTGTGAACCCTCTGGTAAGAGAGATACCCACTGCAGGCGCTTTGGCTGCACTTCTAAACAGGGCAGTGAAGTTGCTGAATTGGAAAACTTGAGCAAACAAGAGGAAAAACCACACAACCCAAAAAGAGGAAGCTACTTGGACAGCTAGAACGACACAGTAAGAGACAAGGAACTGAtctgaaacaaatatttgtctaaacAGTTTCCAATACATTTGTAGTTCCAATTTTACCGGGTAAAACCTTTGGTGTTTCTGACAATGCTAAACTGTTCAAGTTGCCATGCTGGAGAATTTCTGGTTCTTGACTTGAACCCTGGAGCCCTTCCTGAGCCCTTAGCACTAACTTTATACAGAAACAGGCAACTCACCACAATCCCGTTaagcagagagaggaaatctCCTTACAGCGACAGGAAAGCAGAGCCCTGAGAATCACTGTATGAATCTCACGTCTGACACTCGGAGCATTGGACAGCGATATTTATGATTCTCCTAATCAGTCCCTGCAGACTCTCCAGGTGGCAGGACTCCCAGATAATTCCCTCAGGTCTgtgagcagcaggaagagcagaaAATGGACCCTGCATAACTTCAGCCTGAGAGCTTCCCCCGGGAGTGAAGAAATGATTCGCAGATACCAGGGCTCAGATTGTCAGGGAAAACTGAGTCTTGCAAACTGTTCAGCAGCCT from Gopherus evgoodei ecotype Sinaloan lineage unplaced genomic scaffold, rGopEvg1_v1.p scaffold_36_arrow_ctg1, whole genome shotgun sequence includes these protein-coding regions:
- the LOC115641880 gene encoding olfactory receptor 52N2-like, which gives rise to MASFNLTPSAPSTFTLTGIPGLEAAHIWISIPFTMFYIIGLLGNFTLLFVVGKEQTLHKPMYLLLCLLAVTEIGTSTSIMPKALCIFWLNLKGITVGGCLTQMFFLHAGTVMHSAVLVTMAFDRYVAICNPLRYTTILTNARIAKLGLVGLIRAVLCILPLPLLLSRHPFCANHIIPHAYCDHMAVAKMSCGDITVNRMYGLVIAFVVNGSDLTLIALSYSLIIRAALRISSKKAHKKALNTCTAHICVMLMSYPSFFFSTLTHRFGHGIAPHIHIILANLYFLLPTMFNPIIYGVKNKELREKVGKCTCRMYSPGGH